The following proteins are encoded in a genomic region of Acidobacteriota bacterium:
- the lptG gene encoding LPS export ABC transporter permease LptG, translating into MKRLHRLIYLEILPVTVVGVVILTFIAFSREFQRISRTLVFAGASVAQFFNLVGLIVPAVLFVTLPMALLLGVVICMSRLAHDHEITALKSCGIGVNRLLPPVVIVALCATAVVFLCTTHLVPSANARLRDILVEILKAGMASELKPRVFHDRFRNFVFYIEDSDPATSTWKGIFIVDRTKPGSLTLHLAREGHVQLFRDSLQVNLTKQTTYTQPQDDPDNFSLATSEAGTIPFNEIRSIQAPPLRNMEKTMGQLDAELEQARAPSNPNRPTFDEVVALEVEYHQRLALPFACLALALVGVPLGVGARRGGRSAGIVISVAAVGLYYLLFIYSWKAGAYWGLYPVSVGVWVPNLAFLALAAVLLGIANREIHPFARFFNLPFWAGLSGWARRRLHLRARPAGRPAADPVEEWIEGGGPSRFRLFRIMDRYIVREFLAALSITLLFAVALFTIFTLFELMDYIYKNSVSLDRVAEYFLYVTPMVVQQALPFCVLIAMLVSFGLLEKSNQILVLKASGISVYRIALPVVLVIVLLVPLVFVVQEQVLPWTNRRQDELYNEIKGRKAQSFHHPETSWVVGTSGRIYNLGHFDDRRNVVNDVWIFDVDLEKAVFRGISFVREARWDEDARRWVFQDGWRRVLDGFEKTSLFRFQDLSSRAIEPPAYFKSEIKKADKLSFTELSDYIARLGRKGYNTLGLEVDLHKKISYPLVILVMLLVGLPFAFRMGKKGTVFGIAVSTVIGIVYWALFNVCTAMGAFGVLPPVFAAWAPNIFFGFASLYLVIRMRT; encoded by the coding sequence ATGAAAAGACTCCACCGGCTGATCTACCTCGAGATTCTCCCCGTCACCGTGGTGGGTGTGGTCATCCTGACCTTCATCGCGTTTTCCCGGGAGTTCCAGAGGATCTCCCGGACGCTGGTGTTCGCGGGCGCGTCGGTCGCCCAGTTCTTCAACCTGGTGGGGCTTATCGTCCCCGCCGTCCTTTTCGTGACGCTCCCCATGGCCCTGCTGCTGGGGGTCGTGATCTGCATGAGCCGTCTCGCCCACGACCACGAGATCACCGCGCTGAAGTCCTGCGGCATCGGGGTCAACCGGCTGCTCCCGCCGGTCGTCATTGTCGCCCTCTGCGCCACCGCCGTCGTGTTCCTCTGCACCACGCACCTGGTCCCCTCGGCCAACGCCCGCCTGCGGGACATCCTCGTGGAGATCCTCAAGGCCGGCATGGCGTCCGAACTCAAGCCCCGGGTGTTCCACGACCGGTTCCGGAACTTCGTCTTCTACATCGAGGACTCGGACCCCGCCACCTCGACGTGGAAAGGCATCTTCATCGTGGACCGCACCAAACCCGGGAGCCTGACCCTCCACCTCGCCCGGGAGGGCCACGTCCAGCTCTTCCGGGACAGTCTGCAGGTAAATTTAACAAAACAAACCACCTATACGCAACCGCAGGACGACCCCGACAACTTCTCGCTGGCGACGAGCGAGGCCGGGACCATCCCCTTCAACGAGATCCGTTCCATCCAGGCCCCGCCGCTCCGGAACATGGAGAAGACCATGGGGCAGCTGGACGCCGAGCTGGAGCAGGCTCGCGCGCCCTCGAACCCGAACCGGCCAACCTTCGACGAGGTCGTTGCCCTGGAGGTGGAGTACCACCAGCGACTCGCCCTGCCCTTCGCCTGCCTGGCCCTCGCCCTGGTGGGGGTCCCGCTCGGGGTCGGGGCCCGGCGGGGCGGGCGCTCCGCCGGCATCGTGATCTCGGTGGCGGCCGTGGGGCTGTACTACCTCCTGTTCATCTACTCCTGGAAGGCCGGGGCCTACTGGGGCCTGTACCCGGTGTCCGTGGGCGTCTGGGTCCCGAACCTCGCCTTCCTGGCCCTGGCGGCCGTTCTGCTGGGAATCGCCAACCGCGAGATCCACCCCTTCGCGCGGTTTTTCAACCTTCCGTTCTGGGCCGGTCTGTCCGGGTGGGCCCGCCGCCGCCTGCACCTCCGGGCCCGTCCCGCCGGCCGCCCCGCGGCGGACCCGGTGGAGGAGTGGATCGAGGGCGGCGGCCCGAGCCGGTTCCGGTTGTTCCGCATCATGGACCGGTACATCGTCAGGGAATTCCTCGCCGCCCTGTCCATCACTCTCCTGTTCGCCGTCGCCCTGTTCACCATCTTCACGCTCTTCGAGTTGATGGACTACATTTACAAAAACAGCGTATCTCTCGATCGTGTAGCCGAATATTTTCTGTACGTCACCCCGATGGTGGTTCAGCAGGCCCTCCCTTTCTGCGTCCTGATCGCCATGCTGGTGTCCTTCGGCCTGCTGGAGAAGTCGAACCAGATCCTCGTGCTGAAGGCCTCCGGCATCAGCGTCTACCGGATCGCCCTGCCCGTCGTGCTGGTGATCGTGCTGCTCGTCCCCCTCGTCTTCGTCGTGCAGGAGCAGGTCCTCCCCTGGACCAACCGTCGGCAGGACGAACTCTACAACGAGATCAAGGGCCGCAAGGCGCAGAGCTTCCACCACCCCGAGACCAGCTGGGTCGTCGGGACCTCCGGCCGGATCTACAACCTCGGGCATTTCGACGACCGCCGCAACGTCGTCAACGACGTGTGGATCTTCGACGTCGATCTGGAGAAGGCGGTCTTCAGGGGGATCTCCTTCGTCCGCGAGGCCCGCTGGGACGAGGACGCCCGGCGGTGGGTCTTCCAGGACGGGTGGCGGCGGGTGCTGGACGGGTTCGAGAAGACGAGCCTGTTCCGTTTCCAGGACCTCTCGTCCCGCGCCATCGAACCCCCCGCCTACTTCAAGTCCGAGATCAAGAAGGCCGACAAGCTCTCCTTCACGGAGCTGAGCGACTACATCGCCCGCCTGGGCCGGAAGGGGTACAACACCCTGGGCCTGGAGGTGGACCTGCACAAGAAGATCTCCTACCCCCTCGTCATCCTGGTGATGCTGCTGGTGGGCCTCCCCTTCGCCTTCCGGATGGGAAAGAAGGGGACGGTGTTCGGGATCGCTGTCAGCACGGTCATCGGGATCGTCTACTGGGCCCTGTTCAACGTCTGCACGGCCATGGGCGCGTTCGGCGTGCTGCCGCCGGTCTTCGCCGCCTGGGCCCCCAACATCTTCTTCGGGTTCGCGAGCCTGTACCTGGTCATCCGGATGCGCACCTGA
- a CDS encoding FAD-binding protein, translated as MSLPPALLHELSEIFGPERTVTDLEQRLCYAFDATNRPVLPDVVLFPAVETEVVKTLRLAAAEKVPVTVRGAGVGFSGGAVPARGGIVLCMTRMNRILEIDADNLVAVVEPGVVTQDLQDAVAPLGLFYPPDPASVRSSTLGGNVAECAGGLSAVKYGVTKHYVLGMRFVLADGTVCEVGGKTVKNVTGYDLIGLLVGSEGTLAVMTRFTLKLLPLPETRRTLLVGFGSAGRAGEAVSAIIRSRVIPTALEIMDRACMDRVGEFKDYRFPEGINAVLLLEIDGDPNDVDRRIRQVHEIIVAQSGNIILESRVPEERERVWDVRRAVSPAIARLADTKINEDVSVPRSRIPELFSEVEAIRVKYGLMIVCFGHAGDGNIHVNLMIHRHDADEVERAERAVRELLAATVRLGGAISGEHGIGLSKREYLSLNLSPEVIELSRAVKRAFDPAGILNPDKIFPLEPERAG; from the coding sequence ATGAGCCTTCCCCCCGCCCTCCTCCACGAACTCTCCGAGATCTTCGGGCCGGAGCGGACCGTCACGGACCTCGAGCAGCGGCTCTGCTACGCTTTCGACGCCACCAACCGGCCCGTCCTGCCCGACGTGGTCCTGTTCCCCGCGGTCGAGACGGAGGTCGTGAAGACCCTGCGCCTCGCCGCCGCGGAGAAGGTCCCGGTCACGGTCCGCGGGGCGGGGGTCGGCTTCTCCGGCGGCGCGGTCCCCGCCCGGGGGGGGATCGTGCTCTGCATGACCCGGATGAATCGCATCCTCGAGATCGACGCCGACAACCTGGTCGCCGTGGTGGAGCCCGGCGTCGTCACCCAGGACCTCCAGGACGCCGTCGCGCCCCTGGGCCTCTTCTACCCTCCGGACCCCGCCAGCGTGCGGAGTTCGACCCTGGGGGGGAACGTGGCCGAGTGCGCGGGCGGCTTGAGCGCCGTGAAGTACGGCGTGACCAAGCACTACGTCCTCGGCATGCGGTTCGTCCTGGCCGACGGGACCGTGTGCGAGGTGGGGGGCAAGACGGTCAAGAACGTCACCGGGTACGACCTGATCGGGCTGCTCGTCGGCTCGGAGGGGACCCTCGCGGTCATGACCCGCTTCACCCTCAAGCTCCTGCCCCTCCCCGAAACCCGCCGGACGCTCCTGGTGGGCTTCGGGTCGGCGGGAAGGGCAGGGGAGGCCGTTTCCGCCATCATCCGCTCCCGGGTCATCCCCACCGCCCTGGAAATCATGGACCGGGCCTGCATGGACCGGGTGGGCGAATTCAAGGACTACCGTTTCCCCGAGGGAATAAATGCGGTTTTACTCCTGGAGATCGACGGTGACCCGAATGACGTTGACAGAAGAATCAGGCAAGTGCATGAAATCATCGTTGCTCAAAGTGGAAATATTATTTTGGAATCCCGGGTTCCCGAGGAACGCGAACGGGTCTGGGACGTGAGGCGGGCGGTTTCCCCCGCCATCGCCCGCCTGGCGGATACGAAGATCAACGAGGATGTCTCCGTTCCACGTAGCAGAATTCCTGAATTATTTTCGGAGGTTGAGGCAATACGCGTAAAGTACGGCCTCATGATCGTCTGCTTTGGTCACGCCGGGGACGGGAACATTCACGTCAACCTCATGATCCACCGTCACGACGCCGACGAGGTCGAGCGCGCGGAGCGGGCCGTTCGCGAACTTCTGGCGGCGACCGTCCGCCTCGGGGGGGCCATCAGCGGCGAGCACGGGATCGGCCTGTCCAAGCGCGAGTACCTCAGCCTGAACCTCTCCCCGGAGGTCATCGAGCTGAGCCGCGCGGTGAAGCGGGCCTTCGACCCCGCGGGCATTCTCAACCCCGACAAGATTTTCCCCCTGGAACCGGAGCGGGCGGGCTAG